One region of Miscanthus floridulus cultivar M001 chromosome 19, ASM1932011v1, whole genome shotgun sequence genomic DNA includes:
- the LOC136525867 gene encoding uncharacterized protein, which yields MYPIAWAVVEKETNETWDWFCGLLFKDLGVGDGSDWVFISDQQKGILNAVQNWAPNAEHRNCARHIYANWKKHFTEKEWQKKFWACAKAPYLMLFNLARARLARATVQGAQAILNTHPQHWSRAWFRLGSNCDSVDNNLCESFNKWIVEARYFPIITMLETIRRKVMVRIHDNVTKSHRWSTFICPNILKKLNSYITMSGHCQAICNGAEKFEVVHWENRFTVDLDKKECSCRYWQLSGLPCPHAISCIYFKTSSLEEYIANCYSVDDFRKTYAYCLNPVESMTNWPVSDRPPLRAPGYVRMPGRPKTERRRDPTEPPKHTKMSKVGTVIRCSKCKVAGHNKSSYDKKQLQVLPILGIQE from the exons ATGTACCCTATTGCATGGGCTGTGGTTGAAAAAGAAACAAATGAAACTTGGGATTGGTTTTGTGGTCTGTTGTTTAAGGACTTGGGTGTTGGTGATGGCTCTGATTGGGTGTTTATTTCAGATCAGCAAAAG GGAATTTTAAATGCAGTGCAAAACTGGGCTCCAAATGCAGAACACAGAAATTGTGCAAGGCATATATATGCTAATTGGAAGAAACATTTCACTGAAAAGGAGTGGCAGAAGAAGTTTTGGGCTTGTGCCAAGGCCCCTTATCTGATGTTGTTCAACTTGGCTAGAGCAAGGTTAGCTAGGGCAACAGTTCAAGGAGCTCAAGCTATTCTTAACACTCATCCACAACACTGGAGCAGGGCATGGTTCAGGTTAGGATCAAATTGTGATAGTGTGGATAACAATTTGTGTGAGTCATTTAACAAGTGGATTGTCGAAGCTAGATATTTTCCAATAATCACTATGTTAGAAACAATAAGAAGGAAAGTGATGGTTAGGATCCATGACAATGTTACTAAATCACATAGGTGGTCTACCTTCATATGCCCTAACATTTTGAAGAAGTTGAATTCTTACATCACAATGTCAGGCCACTGTCAGGCAATATGTAATGGGGCAGAAAAATTTGAAGTGGTGCACTGGGAGAATAGATTTACAGTTGACTTGGATAAAAAAGAGTGCTCATGTAGATACTGGCAGCTATCAGGATTGCCATGCCCACATGCCATATCTTGCATATATTTTAAGACTAGCAGCTTAGAGGAGTACATTGCCAACTGCTACTCAGTTGATGATTTTCGAAAGACATATGCCTACTGCCTTAACCCAGTTGAAAGCATGACCAATTGGCCTGTATCAGATAGACCCCCACTTAGAGCTCCAGGATATGTGAGGATGCCAGGTAGGCCCAAAACTGAGAGAAGGAGGGACCCAACTGAGCCACCCAAACATACAAAAATGTCAAAAGTTGGGACTGTCATCAGGTGCTCCAAATGCAAGGTTGCGGGGCATAACAAATCTTCCTATGACAAAAAACAGCTGCAAGTTCTTCCAATCCTGGGCATACAGGAATAG